In Elephas maximus indicus isolate mEleMax1 chromosome 7, mEleMax1 primary haplotype, whole genome shotgun sequence, the following proteins share a genomic window:
- the MDK gene encoding midkine, with the protein MQHRAFLLFALLALLALTSAVAKNKDKVKKGGPGNECAEWTWGPCTPSSKDCGVGFREGTCGAQTQRIRCRVPCNWKKEFGADCKYKFESWGACDGGTGTKARQGTLKKARYNAQCQETILVMKPCTPKTKAKAKAKKGKGKD; encoded by the exons ATGCAGCACCGAGCTTTCCTCCTCTTCGCTCTCCTCGCCCTACTGGCGCTCACTTCCGCGGTGGCCAAAAACAAAG ACAAGGTGAAGAAGGGAGGACCGGGGAACGAGTGCGCTgagtggacctggggtccctgcaccccTAGCAGCAAGGACTGCGGCGTGGGTTTCCGCGAGGGCACCTGCGGGGCCCAGACTCAGCGCATCCGGTGCAGAGTGCCCTGCAACTGGAAGAAGGAGTTCGGAG CCGACTGCAAGTACAAGTTTGAGAGCTGGGGTGCGTGTGATGGGGGCACAGGCACCAAAGCCCGCCAAGGCACCCTGAAGAAGGCGCGGTATAATGCCCAGTGCCAGGAGACCATCCTTGTGATGAAGCCCTGCACCCCCAAGACCAAAGCCAAGGCCAAAG ccaaaaaagggaaaggaaaggactAG
- the CHRM4 gene encoding muscarinic acetylcholine receptor M4 encodes MANFTPDNGSSGNQSVRLVTSTHNRYETVEMVFIATVTGSLSLVTVVGNILVMLSIKVNRQLQTVNNYFLFSLACADLIIGAFSMNLYTVYIIKGYWPLGAVVCDLWLALDYVVSNASVMNLLIISFDRYFCVTKPLTYPARRTTKMAGLMIAAAWVLSFVLWAPAILFWQFVVGKRTVPDNQCFIQFLSNPAVTFGTAIAAFYLPVVIMTVLYIHISLASRSRVHKHQPEGPKEKKTKTLAFLKSPLMKQSVKKPPTGEATREDLRNGKLEEAPPPALPPPLRPMTEKDTSNESSSGSATQNTKERPPTELSTTEATVPATPAPSRQPRALNPASKWSKIQIVTKQTGNECVTAIEIVPATPAGMRPAANVARKFASIARNQVRKKRQMAARERKVTRTIFAILLAFILTWTPYNVMVLVNTFCQSCIPDTVWSIGYWLCYVNSTINPACYALCNATFKKTFRHLLLCQYRNIGTTR; translated from the coding sequence ATGGCAAACTTCACACCAGACAATGGTAGCTCAGGCAACCAGTCTGTGCGCCTGGTCACTTCAACGCATAACCGCTATGAGACGGTAGAGATGGTGTTTATTGCCACAGTGACAGGCTCGCTGAGCCTGGTGACTGTCGTAGGGAACATCTTGGTGATGCTTTCCATCAAGGTCAACAGGCAGCTGCAGACAGTCAACAACTACTTCCTATTCAGCTTGGCATGTGCTGATCTCATCATAGGCGCCTTCTCCATGAACCTCTATACCGTGTACATCATCAAGGGCTACTGGCCGCTGGGTGCTGTGGTCTGTGACCTGTGGCTGGCCCTGGACTATGTGGTGAGCAATGCCTCAGTCATGAATCTTCTCATTATCAGCTTTGACCGATACTTCTGCGTTACCAAGCCCCTCACCTACCCAGCCCGACGCACCACCAAGATGGCAGGCCTCATGATCGCTGCTGCGTGGGTCCTGTCCTTCGTGCTCTGGGCGCCTGCCATCTTGTTCTGGCAGTTTGTGGTGGGCAAGAGGACAGTGCCTGACaaccagtgtttcattcagttcctGTCCAACCCAGCGGTGACCTTTGGTACAGCCATTGCTGCCTTCTACCTGCCCGTGGTCATCATGACGGTGCTCTACATTCACATCTCCCTGGCCAGTCGCAGCCGGGTTCACAAGCACCAGCCTGAAGGCCCCAAGGAGAAGAAGACCAAGACCTTGGCCTTCCTCAAGAGCCCTCTGATGAAGCAGAGCGTCAAGAAACCCCCCACAGGAGAAGCCACTCGAGAAGACCTGCGCAATGGGAAGCTAGAGGAGGCCCCTCCACCAGCTCTGCCACCCCCACTGCGTCCAATGACTGAGAAAGACACTTCCAATGAGTCCAGCTCAGGCAGCGCCACCCAGAACACCAAGGAACGACCACCCACAGAGTTGTCCACTACAGAGGCCACGGTACCTGCCACACCCGCCCCTTCCCGACAGCCACGTGCCCTCAACCCGGCTTCTAAATGGTCCAAGATCCAGATTGTGACGAAGCAGACAGGCAACGAGTGTGTGACAGCCATCGAGATTGTGCCTGCCACGCCAGCTGGCATGCGTCCAGCGGCCAATGTGGCCCGCAAGTTTGCCAGCATTGCCCGCAACCAGGTGCGCAAGAAGCGGCAGATGGCAGCCCGGGAGCGCAAGGTGACTCGGACCATCTTTGCCATCCTGTTGGCCTTCATCCTCACCTGGACACCCTACAACGTCATGGTCCTGGTGAACACCTTCTGCCAGAGCTGTATCCCTGACACGGTGTGGTCCATTGGCTACTGGCTCTGCTATGTCAACAGCACCATCAACCCTGCCTGCTATGCCCTCTGCAACGCCACCTTTAAAAAGACTTTCAGACACCTGCTACTATGCCAGTATCGGAACATCGGCACCACCAGGTAG